One region of Fragaria vesca subsp. vesca linkage group LG4, FraVesHawaii_1.0, whole genome shotgun sequence genomic DNA includes:
- the LOC101314945 gene encoding U-box domain-containing protein 10-like has protein sequence MAGADHHHRASELLQLVHDVVGADKSSAAGVFRKECTDLVRRIALLTHLFEEIRDFKGREFLNASTSSGSSEPWVSDLVTALLAAKRLVVNSSCAAPVLAEEAKKKISFHFQCATWKLEKALGGIPYDQFEISEEVEEQVALVRSQLRRAIERYGSLVTRKMSFHCLPQSLVESGKWVHVVEDNSSSKMTNSLPKSFSADDLVHKLQRMSNFRVAELPSLCSTNGTHVVGDEDMNKKPDATVIPADFICPISLELMRDPVIVATGQTYERSYIQRWIDCGNTTCPKTQQKLQNLTLTPNYVLRSLVAQWCIDNNIEQPTGLTNGKLKKSDGSFRDISGDIATIRALVSKLAGRSIEERRAAASEIRSLSKRSTDNRILIAEAGAIPVLVNLLTVDDGLTQENAVTSILNLSIYENNKGLIMLAGAVPSIVQVLRSGSMEARENAAATIFSLSLADENKIIIGASGAIQALVELLQNGSTRGKKDAATALFNLCIYQGNKGRALRAGIITALLKMLTDSSNCMVDEALTIMSVLANHQEAKVTIVKAGTIPVLIDLLRTGLPRNKENASAILLALCKRETENLACLSRLGAVIPLTELTKSGTERAKRKASSLLEHLRKLQHV, from the exons ATGGCCGGCGCCGACCACCACCACCGCGCGTCGGAGCTTCTGCAACTCGTCCACGACGTCGTCGGCGCCGATAAGTCCTCCGCCGCCGGAGTGTTCAGGAAGGAATGCACCGATCTGGTGCGGCGGATCGCGCTGCTGACGCATTTGTTCGAGGAGATTAGGGACTTCAAAGGCCGCGAGTTTCTAAATGCTTCCACTTCTTCCGGCTCGTCGGAGCCTTGGGTTTCCGATCTGGTCACGGCTCTTCTGGCCGCGAAGCGGCTAGTAGTCAACTCCAGCTGCGCCGCTCCTGTGCTCGCA GAGGAAGCAAAGAAGAAGATAAGCTTCCATTTCCAATGCGCCACCTGGAAATTGGAGAAGGCGCTGGGTGGAATACCGTATGATCAGTTCGAAATCTCAGAGGAAGTTGAAGAACAG GTTGCATTGGTTAGATCACAATTGAGAAGAGCGATTGAAAGATATGGGTCGTTGGTTACGAGGAAAATGTCATTCCATTGCCTCCCTCAGTCTCTGGTAGAGTCTGGCAAATGGGTGCATGTCGTGGAGGATAATAGTAGTTCAAAGATGACGAACAGTCTTCCCAAGAGCTTTAGTGCTGATGATCTGGTTCATAAATTGCAAAGGATGAGTAATTTTCGTGTGGCAGAGTTGCCCTCACTCTGCTCGACAAATGGAACTCATGTTGTTGGTGACGAAGATATGAACAAGAAGCCTGACGCGACTGTCATCCCTGCTGATTTTATATGCCCAATATCTCTGGAACTCATGAGAGATCCTGTTATTGTGGCCACTGGTCAG ACGTACGAGAGATCTTACATACAGAGATGGATAGACTGCGGAAATACAACCTGTCCGAAAACTCAGCAGAAGCTTCAAAACTTGACATTAACTCCAAACTATGTCTTGAGAAGTCTAGTTGCTCAGTGGTGTATTGACAACAACATTGAGCAGCCAACGGGATTAACAAACGGTAAACTCAAGAAGAGCGATGGATCCTTTCGTGACATTAGTGGGGACATAGCGACCATTCGAGCTCTGGTAAGCAAGCTTGCAGGTCGATCAATTGAGGAGCGGAGAGCAGCTGCATCAGAGATTAGGTCACTGTCCAAAAGAAGTACTGATAACCGAATACTTATTGCAGAAGCGGGTGCTATTCCAGTACTGGTCAATCTCTTAACAGTAGACGATGGCTTAACACAAGAGAATGCAGTAACGTCCATTCTCAACCTCTCTATATATGAAAACAACAAGGGGCTCATAATGCTTGCTGGTGCTGTTCCTTCTATTGTCCAAGTCCTAAGATCTGGAAGCATGGAGGCGCGAGAGAACGCAGCAGCGACCATTTTTAGTCTGTCGCTTGCTGATGAGAACAAAATAATTATAGGTGCATCAGGAGCAATTCAAGCTCTGGTGGAATTGCTTCAAAATGGGAGCACAAGAGGGAAGAAGGATGCCGCAACAGCGCTGTTCAATTTGTGTATTTATCAGGGCAACAAGGGCAGGGCTCTCAGAGCGGGGATAATTACAGCTTTACTAAAGATGCTAACTGATTCAAGCAATTGCATGGTTGATGAAGCACTGACCATTATGTCAGTTCTTGCTAACCATCAAGAGGCAAAAGTTACTATAGTAAAGGCCGGCACAATACCTGTTTTGATAGACCTTTTGCGGACAGGTCTGCCTAGAAATAAAGAGAATGCATCTGCCATATTGCTCGCATTGTGCAAGAGAGAGACCGAGAACCTTGCCTGCCTAAGTAGGCTTGGTGCAGTCATACCATTGACAGAGCTCACCAAGAGCGGAACAGAGAGGGCCAAAAGGAAGGCTAGTTCATTGCTGGAGCATCTTCGGAAATTGCAGCATGTGTAA
- the LOC101296855 gene encoding uncharacterized protein At1g66480-like isoform 2 yields the protein MGNSLGSKKKAKVMQISGETLKLKTPVQAGQVMKNYPGHVLLKSQEVKHLGIRARPLEPHQHLEAKGVYFLVELPKAAAAHSFSDKVPRRVRSGINMTAKDRLESLMLSRRSVSDLSMMRSIPEKSHQDGPVRVRMRLPKAQVEMLMQQSRNEEEAAEKIVDLCMVNANIGGEFNEKDGHGKVVKQATKMREKRVSFRNEGEIQIAVGS from the exons ATGGGAAACAGTTTGGGAAGCAAAAAGAAAGCAAAGGTTATGCAAATTAGTGGGGAGACATTGAAGTTGAAGACGCCTGTCCAAGCTGGTCAGGTAATGAAGAACTACCCTGGTCACGTTTTGCTTAAATCCCAAGAGGTAAAGCATTTAGGGATACGAGCAAGGCCTTTGGAGCCACACCAACACCTTGAGGCCAAGGGAGTCTACTTCCTTGTGGAGTTGCCAAAGGCAGCTGCAGCTCATAGTTTTAGTGACAAAGTTCCGAGGAGAGTCCGGTCCGGAATAAACATGACTGCCAAGGACAGGCTTGAGAGTTTAATGCTGTCTCGGAGGTCGGTTTCCGACCTCTCCATGATGAGATCGATACCCGAGAAATCTCATCAAGATGGGCCGGTGAGGGTGAGGATGAGGCTTCCCAAGGCTCAAGTTGAGATGCTGATGCAGCAGAGCAGAAATGAGGAAGAGGCGGCAGAGAAGATTGTGGATCTCTGCATGGTTAATGCCAACATTGGTGGTGAGTTCAATGAGAAGGATGGTCATGGAAAAGTGGTTAAACAAGCCACCAAGATGCGTGAG AAGCGAGTGAGCTTCCGAAATGAAGGAGAAATACAAATAGCTGTGGGTTCTTAA
- the LOC101296855 gene encoding uncharacterized protein At1g66480-like isoform 1 yields the protein MGNSLGSKKKAKVMQISGETLKLKTPVQAGQVMKNYPGHVLLKSQEVKHLGIRARPLEPHQHLEAKGVYFLVELPKAAAAHSFSDKVPRRVRSGINMTAKDRLESLMLSRRSVSDLSMMRSIPEKSHQDGPVRVRMRLPKAQVEMLMQQSRNEEEAAEKIVDLCMVNANIGGEFNEKDGHGKVVKQATKMREVWLLLLLVSKTWILFLWHFKWFQFLTLWFSFGFACLNH from the coding sequence ATGGGAAACAGTTTGGGAAGCAAAAAGAAAGCAAAGGTTATGCAAATTAGTGGGGAGACATTGAAGTTGAAGACGCCTGTCCAAGCTGGTCAGGTAATGAAGAACTACCCTGGTCACGTTTTGCTTAAATCCCAAGAGGTAAAGCATTTAGGGATACGAGCAAGGCCTTTGGAGCCACACCAACACCTTGAGGCCAAGGGAGTCTACTTCCTTGTGGAGTTGCCAAAGGCAGCTGCAGCTCATAGTTTTAGTGACAAAGTTCCGAGGAGAGTCCGGTCCGGAATAAACATGACTGCCAAGGACAGGCTTGAGAGTTTAATGCTGTCTCGGAGGTCGGTTTCCGACCTCTCCATGATGAGATCGATACCCGAGAAATCTCATCAAGATGGGCCGGTGAGGGTGAGGATGAGGCTTCCCAAGGCTCAAGTTGAGATGCTGATGCAGCAGAGCAGAAATGAGGAAGAGGCGGCAGAGAAGATTGTGGATCTCTGCATGGTTAATGCCAACATTGGTGGTGAGTTCAATGAGAAGGATGGTCATGGAAAAGTGGTTAAACAAGCCACCAAGATGCGTGAGGTATGGCTTCTTCTTCTTCTTGTTTCTAAGACATGGATCCTGTTTTTGTGGCATTTTAAGTGGTTTCAGTTTTTGACATTATGGTTCAGTTTCGGTTTTGCTTGCTTGAATCATTGA
- the LOC101297344 gene encoding uncharacterized protein LOC101297344, producing the protein MGIPDRSLPDLIEKARCWITRGGTELRSLDMPSNGCKMCCDCHKDTSGVGHRYHCQSCGRWICGECVQGGEWDGLKSSDGVGEETIKFCKFCSLVSLRREGGRKCSEKVHPSVSPRESPEPPSPCFSNETIKCSADDESTVTDHLSKYLEVPDIGCSPRAVRSMPSLGSYPSPVAVRRSHSRSDEEEAEDSAKNFCSPLSEYCDDHLDIDSVSARSEFYSVRSLGSSQFDCSSRIYYTSNRGHSVQQRQQEIPVTQSDGPLGQQTKAVFKRPETRTEDPDMTDDCSDDLSAFRSQYEKPLDFENNGIWYPPPPDDANDEAESNFFSYDDEDDDIGDSGAMFSSSSSFSSMFPTKDKQNEGNKEPLRAVVQGHFRALVSQLLQGEGFMSKEDGDEDWLDIVTTIAWQAANFVKPDTSRGGSMDPGDYVRIKCIPSGSPSESTLIKGVVCTKNIKHKRMTSQYKNPRLLILGGALEYQKVPNQLASFNTLLHQENDHLRMIISKIEALRPNVLLVEKSVSSYAQEHLLAKEISLVLNVKRPVLERIARCTGALITPSIDDIPKSRLGHCELFRLEKISEQHEPTNQFNKKPVKTLMFFEGCPRRLSCTVLLKGACVEQLKKIKHVVQYAVFAAYHLSLETSFLVDEGATLPKMTPRHSISANSLASSNSKAVADASTPDDDILGLIPEIDRSDSLSGHLVPDHSFPLSIGSVDFEVGNAFSDPYNDDLASHMFSDTSSHQYKDISSLIAQSAATKCISQLELQDTLPHVESQHEDIHELTSSEKIDQNEPSSEYFSTADTHQSILVSFSSHCVKGTVCERSRLLRIKFYGCFDKPLGRYLRDDLFDQTSFCRSCKEPTEAHVSCYTHQQGNLTINVRRLPSMKLPGERDGKIWMWHRCLRCAHIDGVPPATRRVVMSDAAWGLSFGKFLELSFSNHATANRVATCGHSLQRDCLRYYGFGSMVAFFRYSPIDILSVHLPPSVLEFNGQVQPDWIRKEATELMGKMETLYAEISDVLDHMEEKNRSFGCEMSGAGGLQNHIVELKDQLKKERNDYIGFLQPAIVETSDPGQMAVVDVLELNRLRRSLLIGSHVWDRQLYSLDSLIQKNPVSRATNGVVSAGYLQELSTDPSSKDDRLDFAHEGSDVSESPKFLVPPGNDLLSDKEPEEDMHSDRDIVVDETSFESLPSHNSTLSERIDSAWTGTDQLLVKAQPLHASQADVVQPAAVRPTSQFDDPPFRKLVSPMRVHSFDSAVRFQERIRKGLPPSSLHLSTLRSFHASGDYRSMMRDPLYSVTRTYSQALPSEAQKLNVILSSTPSFISSASQIADGVRLLLSQTTNNNVVVGVYDSEPTSIISYALSSKDYEDWIGDKLNEHEGTWNIHESFKEDSAAPTFSPWQSFGSMDLDYIHHGSYGSEDASSSMSNLFADPKKSPHLRISFGDESSNAGGKVKFSVTCYFAKHFDSLRKICCPNEVDFVRSLSRCQRWSAQGGKSNVYFAKSLDDRFIIKQVTKTELESFQEFAPEYFKYLTDSLGSGSPTCLAKILGIYQVTVKHLKGGKETKMDLMVMENLFFKRNISRVYDLKGSARSRYNSDTTGANKVLLDMNLLESLRTKPIFLGSKAKRSLERSIWNDTNFLASVDVMDYSLLVGVDDERKELVLGIIDFMRQYTWDKHLETWVKASGILGGPKNSSPTIISPKQYKKRFRKAMTTYFLTVPDQWSS; encoded by the exons ATGGGAATACCTGATCGTTCCCTGCCAGATCTAATAGAGAAAGCTAGGTGCTGGATTACTAGGGGAGGAACTGAATTGAGGTCTTTGGATATGCCGAGTAACGGTTGCAAGATGTGTTGTGATTGCCATAAGGACACCAGTGGTGTTGGCCATAGATATCACTGCCAAAGCTGTGGGAGGTGGATTTGTGGGGAGTGTGTTCAGGGTGGTGAATGGGATGGTTTGAAGAGCAGTGATGGGGTTGGAGAGGAGACGATCAAGTTCTGCAAGTTTTGTTCTTTGGTTAGTTTAAGGAGGGAAGGTGGAAGAAAGTGTAGTGAGAAAGTACACCCTTCTGTTTCTCCTCGAGAAAGCCCTGAACCACCATCCCCGTGTTTTAGCAATGAAACAATCAAGTGTTCTGCAGATGATGAATCCACTGTGACTGATCATCTGTCAAAGTATCTTGAAGTACCGGATATTGGCTGTTCTCCCCGTGCTGTCAGGAGTATGCCTTCATTGGGTTCTTACCCTTCTCCAGTAGCTGTTCGTCGCTCTCACAGTAG GAGTGATGAAGAAGAGGCAGAAGATTCGGCAAAGAACTTTTGCAGCCCTTTAAGTGAATATTGTGATGACCATTTGGATATAGATAGTGTTAGTGCTAGGAGTGAGTTTTACAGTGTGAGGTCTCTGGGATCCAGTCAGTTTGATTGCTCATCTAGAATTTACTACACTTCTAATAGAGGGCATTCAGTACAGCAGAGGCAGCAAGAAATCCCAGTGACTCAGAGTGATGGCCCCTTGGGTCAACAGACTAAGGCTGTTTTTAAAAGGCCTGAGACAAGGACTGAGGATCCAGATATGACTGATGATTGCTCTGATGACTTGTCAGCTTTCCGCAGCCAATATGAGAAGCCATTGGATTTTGAAAACAATGGGATCTGGTATCCCCCTCCTCCCGATGATGCGAATGATGAGGCAGAGAGTAATTTCTTTTCCTATGATGATGAAGATGATGATATTGGAGATTCAGGTGCAATGTTTTCTTCCAGTAGTAGCTTTTCAAGCATGTTTCCTACAAAGGACAAGCAGAATGAGGGTAACAAGGAACCTCTTAGAGCTGTGGTTCAGGGGCACTTTAGAGCGCTTGTGTCACAGCTATTACAAGGTGAGGGTTTCATGAGCAAAGAGGATGGAGATGAAGACTGGCTTGACATAGTAACAACAATAGCATGGCAAGCTGCAAATTTTGTTAAACCAGATACTAGCCGAGGAGGGAGTATGGATCCTGGTGATTATGTGAGAATTAAATGTATTCCATCAGGAAGTCCAAGTGAGAG CACCCTCATAAAAGGAGTGGTTTGTACAAAGAATATAAAGCACAAGCGCATGACCTCACAGTACAAAAATCCTAGATTACTTATCTTAGGGGGAGCACTTGAATATCAGAAAGTTCCGAACCAGTTGGCCTCTTTTAACACGTTACTGCATCAG GAAAACGATCATCTTAGGATGATTATCTCAAAGATAGAGGCCCTTCGTCCAAATGTTTTGCTGGTAGAGAAAAGTGTATCTTCATATGCTCAAGAACATCTGCTAGCAAAGGAAATATCATTAGTTCTGAATGTTAAAAGGCCAGTACTAGAGCGCATAGCTCGGTGCACTGGGGCCCTTATTACTCCATCAATCGATGATATCCCTAAGTCCCGGTTGGGACATTGTGAATTGTTCCGGTTGGAAAAAATTTCTGAACAGCATGAGCCAACTAATCAGTTCAACAAGAAACCAGTGAAAACCTTGATGTTTTTTGAAGGGTGCCCAAGGCGTCTTAGTTGCACG GTCCTACTGAAAGGTGCGTGTGTTGAACAACTGAAGAAGATCAAACATGTTGTTCAGTATGCAGTGTTTGCAGCTTATCATTTGTCCCTGGAAACATCATTCCTTGTTGATGAGGGTGCTACTCTGCCCAAGATGACACCTAGACACTCAATTTCAGCTAATTCTCTAGCTTCGAGCAATTCCAAAGCTGTAGCTGATGCTTCTACTCCAGATGATGATATTTTGGGCTTGATCCCAGAAATTGATAGATCAGATTCTTTGTCTGGGCATCTTGTTCCTGACCATAGTTTTCCTTTATCTATTGGTTCTGTGGACTTTGAGGTTGGAAACGCATTTTCTGATCCATATAATGATGATTTAGCATCTCACATGTTTTCAGACACTTCTTCACATCAATACAAGGATATATCGTCACTGATTGCACAGTCTGCTGCAACAAAATGTATTTCCCAACTGGAGTTGCAAGATACCTTGCCTCATGTTGAGAGTCAACATGAGGATATTCATGAATTGACGAGCTCTGAGAAGATTGATCAGAATGAGCCTTCCAGTGAGTACTTCTCTACTGCTGACACTCATCAAAGCATATTGGTATCCTTTTCAAGCCATTGTGTGAAAGGAACTGTTTGTGAACGCTCCCGACTTCTGCGAATAAAGTTCTATGGCTGCTTTGATAAGCCACTGGGCAGATACCTTCGTGATGACCTATTTGATCAG ACATCTTTCTGTCGATCTTGTAAAGAGCCAACCGAGGCCCATGTTTCATGTTACACCCATCAACAAGGAAACCTTACCATTAATGTGAGACGCCTTCCTTCAATGAAGCTACCTGGGGAAAGAGATGGTAAAATATGGATGTGGCACCGTTGTCTGAGGTGTGCCCATATAGATGGAGTTCCACCGGCAACACGTAGAGTAGTCATGTCAGATGCTGCCTGGGGACTTTCTTTTGGAAAGTTCTTGGAACTTAGCTTTTCAAACCATGCAACTGCTAATCGTGTTGCTACTTGTGGTCATTCATTGCAACGAGACTGTCTCCGTTACTATGG ATTCGGGAGCATGGTGGCATTCTTCAGATATTCCCCCATTGACATTCTTTCTGTCCATTTGCCACCTTCGGTGCTTGAATTCAATGGCCAAGTTCAACCAGATTGGATAAGAAAAGAGGCAACAGAG CTCATGGGAAAGATGGAAACCTTATATGCGGAGATATCTGATGTACTTGACCACATGGAAGAAAAGAATAGATCTTTTGGATGTGAAATGTCAGGTGCAGGTGGATTACAGAACCACATTGTGGAGCTGAAAGATCAGCTTAAAAAGGAGAGGAATGACTACATT GGTTTTCTGCAACCTGCTATCGTGGAGACTTCTGACCCTGGACAAATGGCTGTAGTAGACGTTCTGGAGTTAAATCGCTTAAGAAGATCTCTTTTAATTGGTTCTCATGTTTGGGATCGCCAGCTTTATTCGTTGGATTCACTTATTCAGAAGAATCCAGTTTCCAGGGCTACAAATGGGGTTGTATCTGCTGGCTACCTGCAAGAATTGAGTACTGATCCATCTAGTAAGGATGACAGACTTGATTTTGCCCATGAAGGTAGTGATGTGTCTGAATCTCCAAAATTTCTGGTGCCTCCTGGAAATGATTTGCTGTCAGACAAAGAACCTGAGGAGGATATGCATTCAGATAGGGATATTGTTGTTGATGAGACATCCTTTGAAAGCTTACCCTCTCATAATTCTACTCTTTCTGAGAGAATAGATTCTGCATGGACGGGAACTGATCAACTTTTGGTGAAAGCTCAACCACTTCATGCATCACAGGCAGATGTAGTCCAACCTGCTGCTGTTAGGCCAACGAGCCAATTTGATGATCCTCCTTTCAGAAAGCTGGTGTCACCAATGAGAGTTCACTCGTTTGATTCAGCTGTAAGATTTCAAGAAAGGATAAGGAAAGGGTTGCCACCTTCTTCGTTGCATTTGTCAACACTACGATCATTTCATGCTTCTGGAGATTACAGGAGTATGATGAGAGATCCTCTTTATAGTGTAACAAGGACTTATTCTCAGGCATTGCCGTCAGAGGCTCAGAAGTTAAACGTAATACTAAGTTCCACACCCTCATTTATCTCCTCTGCATCTCAAATAGCTGATGGAGTCCGGTTGCTGCTTTCTCAGACAACCAACAATAATGTAGTTGTTGGTGTTTATGACAGTGAGCCCACAAGCATTATATCGTATGCCCTTAGTTCTAAGGATTACGAGGACTGGATTGGTGATAAGTTGAATGAGCATGAGGGCACTTGGAACATTCATGAAAGCTTCAAAGAAGATTCAGCAGCTCCCACCTTTTCACCATGGCAATCTTTTGGTTCTATGGACTTGGATTATATCCACCATGGAAGTTATGGATCTGAAGATGCTTCATCATCTATGAGTAACTTGTTTGCAGATCCCAAGAAATCTCCACACTTAAGGATTTCCTTTGGGGACGAGTCCTCAAATGCGGGAGGCAAAGTGAAGTTTTCTGTGACTTGTTATTTTGCAAAGCATTTTGACTCTCTTAGGAAGATATGCTGCCCTAATGAAGTGGATTTTGTACGATCCTTGAGCCGCTGCCAAAGATGGAGTGCACAAGGGGGGAAAAGCAATGTATATTTTGCCAAATCATTGGATGATAGATTCATCATAAAGCAGGTTACAAAGACGGAGTTGGAATCCTTTCAGGAATTTGCACCCGAGTATTTCAAATATTTGACAGATTCTCTTGGCTCTGGAAGCCCTACTTGTCTTGCAAAAATTCTTGGTATATATCAG GTCACTGTTAAACACCTGAAAGGTGGGAAGGAAACTAAAATGGATTTGATGGTGATGGAGAACCTTTTCTTTAAAAGAAATATATCAAGGGTATATGATCTCAAGGGGTCTGCTCGATCACGTTACAATTCTGATACTACAGGCGCAAACAAAGTACTGTTGGACATGAATTTGTTGGAATCACTCCGTACAAAACCCATATTTCTTGGAAGCAAAGCGAAGAGAAGCCTGGAAAGATCAATTTGGAATGACACAAACTTTTTAGCG TCTGTTGATGTAATGGACTACTCGCTGCTGGTTGGGGTAGACGATGAGCGGAAGGAACTGGTTTTGGGGATCATTGATTTCATGAGACAATATACGTGGGACAAGCATTTGGAGACCTGGGTCAAGGCATCTGGCATACTTGGTGGTCCGAAGAATTCTTCCCCAACAATAATCTCTCCCAAGCAATACAAGAAAAGATTCCGTAAGGCAATGACTACCTATTTTCTCACTGTACCTGATCAATGGTCTTCCTGA
- the LOC101297824 gene encoding probable nicotinate-nucleotide pyrophosphorylase [carboxylating]-like → MAFAASSSSSLSFPLQKSCRAYPPTGILYGLPFTSRLRSPIRQIIRMSATQAERPGLSFESLPIKPPSHPTYDLAGVIKSALAEDAGDRGDVTCLATIPPDMEVEAHFLAKENGIVAGIALAEMVFYEVDPTLKVEWSQKDGDSIHKGLQFGKVYGRAHSIVIAERVVLNFMQRMSGVATLTRAMADLASPACILETRKTAPGLRLVDKWAVLIGGGKNHRMGLFDMVMIKDNHISIAGGITNALESVDLYLQQRNLQMEVEVETRTIEEVNQVLDYASRTKTSLTRIMLDNMVVPLSNGDVDVSMLEQAVNLIKRRFETEASGNVTLETVHKIGQTGVDYISSGALTHSVKALDISLKIDTELALQVGRRTKRA, encoded by the exons ATGGCCTTTGCCGCCTCTTCTTCTTCGTCTTTATCTTTCCCTCTGCAAAAGTCGTGCAGAGCTTACCCGCCAACTGGGATTCTCTACGGCCTTCCTTTCACCTCCCGCCTGCGCTCTCCAATCAG GCAGATTATTAGAATGTCAGCAACGCAAGCTGAAAGGCCCGGTTTGTCATTTGAATCCCTACCGATAAAGCCTCCTTCGCATCCGACTTATGATCTAGCGGGTGTCATCAAGTCAGCCCTTGCTGAAGACGCTGGGGATCGAG GCGATGTGACATGTCTGGCTACCATTCCACCTGATATGGAAGTTGAAGCCCACTTCTTGGCAAAGGAGAATGGTATAGTTGCCGGAATTGCACTTGCAGAGATGGTATTTTATGAAGTTGATCCCACTCTGAAG GTTGAGTGGTCACAAAAGGATGGAGACTCCATACATAAAGGCTTACAGTTCGGCAAAGTTTATG GAAGAGCACACAGCATTGTTATAGCTGAGAGGGTAGTACTGAATTTTATGCAGAGGATGAGTGGAGTAGCAACTTTAACTAGG GCAATGGCAGATCTTGCAAGCCCTGCATGTATTTTAGAGACGAGAAAAACTGCTCCAGGTTTACGTTTGGTAGACAAGTGGGCG GTACTCATTGGTGGTGGTAAAAATCACAGAATGGGCTTATTTGATATGGTAATGATAAAAGATAATCATATATCAATAGCTGGAGGCATAACGAATGCCCTCGAGTCTGTAGACCTCTATCTTCAGCAAAGGAATCTTCAGATGGAGGTTGAG GTGGAGACCCGGACAATTGAGGAAGTAAACCAAGTGTTGGACTATGCATCTAGAACAAAGACTTCCTTGACCCGGATAATGTTGGATAATATGGTTGTACCACTATCAAATGGTGATGTTGATGTCAGCATGCTTGAACAAGCCGTGAATTTGATTAAACGGAGATTTGAGACAGAG GCATCTGGAAATGTCACTCTTGAAACAGTACATAAAATTGGACAAACTGGAGTGGACTACATTTCTAG TGGTGCACTGACACATTCTGTTAAAGCTCTGGACATCTCCCTCAAGATTGATACCGAGTTGGCTCTTCAAGTTGGAAGGCGTACAAAACGAGCATGA